One Oceanotoga teriensis genomic window, CTATGCAGGGAAAAATTTTAGAAGCTCTTCCAAACGCAAACTTCAGAGTTGAATTAGAAAATGGACATGAAGTTTTATCGCATATATCTGGAAGAATGAGAAAAAATTTCATAAGATTACTACCTGGAGATAACGTAACAGTAGAAGTATCAATATACGATTTAAATAGAGGAAGAATAGTAAGAAGAGAAAAAATTAAGAGAACTGATCTGAACGAAGAGAACTAAGGAGGAATCAGTATGAAAGTTAGAGCGTCTGTTAGAAAGAGATGCGAAAATTGTAAAGTAGTAAGAAGAAAAGGAAGAGTTTGGGTAGTATGTTCAAAAAATCCAAAACATAATCAAAGACAAGGATAAGGAGGTATTAGTTAATGGCACGTATTCTTGGTGTTGAAATACCAAATAACAAAAAACTTTTTATTGCATTAACATATATTTATGGCATTGGAGATAAAACAGCTATGGATATATTACAAGCAACAGGTATAGATGCAGAAAAGAAAACAAAAGATTTAACAGATGATGAAATATCAAAATTATCTCATTTCATAAATGAAAATTATAAAGTTGAAGGTGATTTGAGACAAGAAGTAAATAAAAATATAAAA contains:
- the infA gene encoding translation initiation factor IF-1, with the protein product MAKKKDVITMQGKILEALPNANFRVELENGHEVLSHISGRMRKNFIRLLPGDNVTVEVSIYDLNRGRIVRREKIKRTDLNEEN
- the rpmJ gene encoding 50S ribosomal protein L36, which codes for MKVRASVRKRCENCKVVRRKGRVWVVCSKNPKHNQRQG
- the rpsM gene encoding 30S ribosomal protein S13 yields the protein MARILGVEIPNNKKLFIALTYIYGIGDKTAMDILQATGIDAEKKTKDLTDDEISKLSHFINENYKVEGDLRQEVNKNIKRLIEIGSYRGKRHKGKLPVRGQKTHANARTRKGSRLTKIRKR